Proteins encoded in a region of the Homo sapiens chromosome 20, GRCh38.p14 Primary Assembly genome:
- the PABPC1L gene encoding polyadenylate-binding protein 1-like isoform X2 yields the protein MNASGSGYPLASLYVGDLHPDVTEAMLYEKFSPAGPILSIRVCRDVATRRSLGYAYINFQQPADAERALDTMNFEMLKGQPIRIMWSQRDPGLRKSGVGNIFIKNLEDSIDNKALYDTFSTFGNILSCKVACDEHGSRGFGFVHFETHEAAQQAINTMNGMLLNDRKVFVGHFKSRREREAELGARALEFTNIYVKNLPVDVDEQGLQDLFSQFGKMLSVKVMRDNSGHSRCFGFVNFEKHEEAQKAVVHMNGKEVSGRLLYAGRAQKRVERQNELKRRFEQMKQDRLRRYQGVNLYVKNLDDSIDDDKLRKEFSPYGVITSAKVMTEGGHSKGFGFVCFSSPEEATKAVTEMNGRIVGTKPLYVALAQRKEERKAILTNQYMQRLSTMRTLSNPLLGSFQQPSSYFLPAMPQVPQWSGHQLCLGAPRPTSAVSGRPPPRCHARCLIPRE from the exons ATGAACGCCAGCGGTTCTGGCTACCCGCTTGCCTCGCTTTACGTGGGCGATCTGCACCCCGACGTGACCGAGGCCATGCTCTATGAGAAGTTCTCTCCCGCCGGCCCCATCCTGTCCATCCGCGTGTGCCGCGATGTAGCCACCCGGCGCTCGCTGGGCTACGCCTACATCAACTTCCAGCAGCCCGCGGACG CGGAGCGGGCACTGGACACAATGAACTTTGAGATGCTCAAAGGCCAGCCTATTCGCATCATGTGGTCCCAGCGAGACCCAGGACTTCGCAAGTCAGGTGTGGGCAACATCTTCATCAAGAACCTGGAGGACTCCATTGACAACAAGGCTTTATATGATACCTTCTCCACCTTTGGGAACATCCTCTCTTGCAAG GTGGCGTGTGACGAGCATGGCTCCCGGGGTTTCGGCTTTGTCCATTTTGAGACCCATGAGGCCGCACAGCAGGCCATCAACACCATGAATGGGATGCTGCTGAATGACCGCAAAGT CTTTGTGGGTCACTTCAAGTCTCGACGGgagcgggaggcggagctggggGCGCGGGCCCTGGAGTTCACCAACATCTACGTGAAGAACCTCCCGGTGGATGTGGACGAGCAAGGCCTGCAGGACCTCTTCTCCCAGTTTG GGAAAATGCTGAGTGTGAAGGTGATGAGGGACAACAGCGGCCACTCGCGGTGCTTTGGCTTTGTCAACTTTGAGAAGCATGAGGAAGCCCAGAAG GCCGTGGTCCATATGAACGGGAAGGAGGTGAGCGGGCGGCTGCTGTACGCGGGCCGGGCCCAAAAGCGCGTGGAGCGGCAGAATGAACTGAAGCGCAGGTTTGAGCAGATGAAGCAGGACCGGCTGAGGCGTTACCAG GGTGTGAACTTGTATGTGAAGAATCTGGACGACTCCATTGATGACGACAAACTGAGGAAAGAGTTCTCTCCCTATGGAGTAATTACCAGTGCGAAG GTGATGACAGAGGGTGGCCACAGCAAGGGGTTTGGCTTTGTGTGTTTTTCCTCCCCAGAAGAGGCGACAAAGGCCGTGACAGAGATGAACGGGCGCATCGTGGGCACCAAGCCACTCTACGTGGCACTGGCCCAGCGCAAAGAGGAGCGGAAGGCCATCTTGACCAACCAGTACATGCAGCGCCTCTCCACCATGCGGACCCTGAGCAACCCCCTCCTGGGCTCCTTTCAGCAGCCCTCCAGCTACTTCCTGCCTGCCATGCCCCAG
- the YWHAB gene encoding 14-3-3 protein beta/alpha — protein sequence MTMDKSELVQKAKLAEQAERYDDMAAAMKAVTEQGHELSNEERNLLSVAYKNVVGARRSSWRVISSIEQKTERNEKKQQMGKEYREKIEAELQDICNDVLELLDKYLIPNATQPESKVFYLKMKGDYFRYLSEVASGDNKQTTVSNSQQAYQEAFEISKKEMQPTHPIRLGLALNFSVFYYEILNSPEKACSLAKTAFDEAIAELDTLNEESYKDSTLIMQLLRDNLTLWTSENQGDEGDAGEGEN from the exons ATGACAATGGATAAAAGTGAGCTGGTACAGAAAGCCAAACTCGCTGAGCAGGCTGAGCGATATGATGATATGGCTGCAGCCATGAAGGCAGTCACAGAACAGGGGCATGAACTCTCCAACGAAGAGAGAAATCTGCtctctgttgcctacaagaatgTGGTAGGCGCCCGCCGCTCTTCCTGGCGTGTCATCTCCAGCATTGAGCAGAAAACAGAGAGGAATGAGAAGAAGCAGCAGATGGGCAAAGAGTACCGTGAGAAGATAGAGGCAGAACTGCAGGACATCTGCAATGATGTTCTG GAGCTGTTGGACAAATATCTTATTCCCAATGCTACACAACCAGAAAGTAAGGTGTTCTACTTGAAAAtgaaaggagattattttagGTATCTTTCTGAAGTGGCATCTGGAGACAACAAACAAA CCACTGTGTCGAACTCCCAGCAGGCTTACCAGGAAGCATTTGAAATTAGtaagaaagaaatgcagcctACACACCCAATTCGTCTTGGTCTGGCACTAAATTTCTCAGTCTTTTACTATGAGATTCTAAACTCTCCTGAAAAGGCCTGTAGCCTGGCAAAAACG GCATTTGATGAAGCAATTGCTGAATTGGATACGCTGAATGAAGAGTCTTATAAAGACAGCACTCTGATCATGCAGTTACTTAGGGACAATCTCACT CTGTGGACATCGGAAAACCAGGGAGACGAAGGAGACGCTGGGGAGGGAGAGAACTAA
- the PABPC1L gene encoding polyadenylate-binding protein 1-like isoform X1, translating into MNASGSGYPLASLYVGDLHPDVTEAMLYEKFSPAGPILSIRVCRDVATRRSLGYAYINFQQPADAERALDTMNFEMLKGQPIRIMWSQRDPGLRKSGVGNIFIKNLEDSIDNKALYDTFSTFGNILSCKVACDEHGSRGFGFVHFETHEAAQQAINTMNGMLLNDRKVFVGHFKSRREREAELGARALEFTNIYVKNLPVDVDEQGLQDLFSQFGKMLSVKVMRDNSGHSRCFGFVNFEKHEEAQKAVVHMNGKEVSGRLLYAGRAQKRVERQNELKRRFEQMKQDRLRRYQGVNLYVKNLDDSIDDDKLRKEFSPYGVITSAKVMTEGGHSKGFGFVCFSSPEEATKAVTEMNGRIVGTKPLYVALAQRKEERKAILTNQYMQRLSTMRTLSNPLLGSFQQPSSYFLPAMPQLPTLQVPQWSGHQLCLGAPRPTSAVSGRPPPRCHARCLIPRE; encoded by the exons ATGAACGCCAGCGGTTCTGGCTACCCGCTTGCCTCGCTTTACGTGGGCGATCTGCACCCCGACGTGACCGAGGCCATGCTCTATGAGAAGTTCTCTCCCGCCGGCCCCATCCTGTCCATCCGCGTGTGCCGCGATGTAGCCACCCGGCGCTCGCTGGGCTACGCCTACATCAACTTCCAGCAGCCCGCGGACG CGGAGCGGGCACTGGACACAATGAACTTTGAGATGCTCAAAGGCCAGCCTATTCGCATCATGTGGTCCCAGCGAGACCCAGGACTTCGCAAGTCAGGTGTGGGCAACATCTTCATCAAGAACCTGGAGGACTCCATTGACAACAAGGCTTTATATGATACCTTCTCCACCTTTGGGAACATCCTCTCTTGCAAG GTGGCGTGTGACGAGCATGGCTCCCGGGGTTTCGGCTTTGTCCATTTTGAGACCCATGAGGCCGCACAGCAGGCCATCAACACCATGAATGGGATGCTGCTGAATGACCGCAAAGT CTTTGTGGGTCACTTCAAGTCTCGACGGgagcgggaggcggagctggggGCGCGGGCCCTGGAGTTCACCAACATCTACGTGAAGAACCTCCCGGTGGATGTGGACGAGCAAGGCCTGCAGGACCTCTTCTCCCAGTTTG GGAAAATGCTGAGTGTGAAGGTGATGAGGGACAACAGCGGCCACTCGCGGTGCTTTGGCTTTGTCAACTTTGAGAAGCATGAGGAAGCCCAGAAG GCCGTGGTCCATATGAACGGGAAGGAGGTGAGCGGGCGGCTGCTGTACGCGGGCCGGGCCCAAAAGCGCGTGGAGCGGCAGAATGAACTGAAGCGCAGGTTTGAGCAGATGAAGCAGGACCGGCTGAGGCGTTACCAG GGTGTGAACTTGTATGTGAAGAATCTGGACGACTCCATTGATGACGACAAACTGAGGAAAGAGTTCTCTCCCTATGGAGTAATTACCAGTGCGAAG GTGATGACAGAGGGTGGCCACAGCAAGGGGTTTGGCTTTGTGTGTTTTTCCTCCCCAGAAGAGGCGACAAAGGCCGTGACAGAGATGAACGGGCGCATCGTGGGCACCAAGCCACTCTACGTGGCACTGGCCCAGCGCAAAGAGGAGCGGAAGGCCATCTTGACCAACCAGTACATGCAGCGCCTCTCCACCATGCGGACCCTGAGCAACCCCCTCCTGGGCTCCTTTCAGCAGCCCTCCAGCTACTTCCTGCCTGCCATGCCCCAG
- the YWHAB gene encoding 14-3-3 protein beta/alpha isoform X1 has translation MTMDKSELVQKAKLAEQAERYDDMAAAMKAVTEQGHELSNEERNLLSVAYKNVVGARRSSWRVISSIEQKTERNEKKQQMGKEYREKIEAELQDICNDVLVHLVFR, from the exons ATGACAATGGATAAAAGTGAGCTGGTACAGAAAGCCAAACTCGCTGAGCAGGCTGAGCGATATGATGATATGGCTGCAGCCATGAAGGCAGTCACAGAACAGGGGCATGAACTCTCCAACGAAGAGAGAAATCTGCtctctgttgcctacaagaatgTGGTAGGCGCCCGCCGCTCTTCCTGGCGTGTCATCTCCAGCATTGAGCAGAAAACAGAGAGGAATGAGAAGAAGCAGCAGATGGGCAAAGAGTACCGTGAGAAGATAGAGGCAGAACTGCAGGACATCTGCAATGATGTTCTG GTACATCTGGTATTCAGATGA